The Stigmatella ashevillena genomic sequence TCGAGCGCCTGTGCGAGGAGGCCCATCGCCGGGGCATGCGCGTCATCATCGACTTCGTCGTCAACCACTCGGGGGTGCAGCACCCGTGGTTCGTGGAGTCCGCCTCCTCGCCCAACTCGCCCAAGCGGGACTGGTACGTGTGGGGGCCGAGGGATCCCGGCTGGAAGAAGCCCTGGGACATGTTCTCCACCTCGCCCACTTGGCACGAGAAGAACGGCGCCTACTACTACGGTGTCTTCTGGGGCGGCATGCCGGACCTGAACATGCGCACCCCGGCGCTGCGCGAGGAAGTGAAGCGTCTGGCGTCGCTGTGGCTCGAGCGAGGGGTGGACGGCTTCCGGCTGGATGCGGCGCGCTACCTCATCGAGACGGGGGGCGGCGCCGGGCAGTACGACACGGCGGAGACGCATGCCTTCTGGAAGGAGCTGGCTGCGCACGTGCGGCAAGTGAAGCCAGACGCGGTGCTGGTGGGCGAGAACTGGAGCACCACCCCCATCATCGCCACCTACTACGGGGCCACCCCCGGAGCGGCTCCGGGAGGCGATGAGCTGTCGCTGAACTTCAACTTCCCGCTCTCGGAGCAGATCCTCGCGGGTCTCAACGCGGACAACGCCGCGTCCATCGCCGCCAAGCTGGTGGAGATGGGCGGCGTGTACCCCGCGGGCATCAGCGATGCGCCCATCCTGACCAACCACGACATGGTCCGGGTGGCCACGCAGCTGGGCCGCAACGGAGGCCGGGAAGCCAACGCGGTGGCGCTGCTGCTCACCCTGCCGGGCTCGCCCTTCCTTTATTATGGCGAGGAAGTGGGGATGACCAACGGTACCACCCCCAACGACGAGGCCAAGCGCACGCCCATGCCCTGGGATGGGACGCCGAAGGGGGGCTTCACCACGGGAACGCCGTGGTTCGGCTTCTCCCCGGGCCACGGCTCCGGGGCCAACGTGGCGGCGCAGACGGGCGTGGCGGAGTCGCTGCTGTCGCGCTACCGGAAGCTCATCCACCTTCGGCGTGCCTCGGAGGTGCTGAGCCGGGGAGGACTTCAGGTGCTCAGTGCCACCTCTGGCCGCGCTCCCGCCCTGGCCTTCGTGCGCACGCTGGGGGACGAACAGGTGCTGGTGGTGCACAACGTCACGGACAGCAGCGTGTCCGTGGGGCCCTTCAACCTCCCTGGCTCCACGGCCGAGGTGCTGTTCGCGGACCGGGGGGCGGGAACACTCACCCGGACCCCGGACGGCTGGCAGGCCAGCCTGTCGGGGCGTGCCACGGGCATCTGGCGGCTCCAGCCCTGAGGGAGGAGAGATTCCTCCCCCGGGCGGGCCCTCCTGGACTACCAGATCTTCACGCGCTGCTCGGGCGGCAGCCAGGCGCCGTCTCCCTCCTTCACGCCGAAGGCCTGCTGGAACTCCGGCATGTTCCGCACCACGCCGTTGACGCGGAAGGGGCCCGGTGAGTGCGAGTCCGTCACCAGCATCTGCCGCAGGAACTCATCCCGGAAGAGCGAGCGCCAGATCTGCCCCCAGCCGAAGAAGAAGCGCTGGTCGCCCGTGAAGCCGTCGATGACGGGGGTTGGCTGGTCCTTCAGCGACAGCTTGTAGGCGCGCCAGGCCACCGTCAGGCCGCTCAAATCTCCGATGTTCTCGCCCAGCGTCAGCTCGCCGTTGACCTTCATCGTGTCGATGGGATTGAACTGGCTGTACTGCGCCACCAGCATGCCCGTGCGCGTCTTGAAGGCCGCCTGGTCCTCGGCGGTCCACCAGTTGCGCAGGTTGCCGTCGCCATCGGAGCGGCTGCCCTGGTCGTCGAATCCGTGGCTGATTTCATGGCCGATGACGCCGCCGATGGCGCCGTAGTTGACCGCGTCATCCGCGTCGGGGTTGAAGAACGGAGGCTGGAGGATGGCGGCCGGGAAGACGATCTCGTTGAGCGAGGAGTTGTAATAGGCATTCACCGTCTGCGGCGTCATCCCCCACTCCTTGCGGTCGATGGGCTTGCCCAGCTTGTCGAGGTCCCTCTGGAACTCGAGGATGGTGGCCCGCCGCACGTTGCCCACCAAGTCTCCGGGGACGATCTCCAGCTTGGAGTAGTCCTTCCACTCGTCCGGGTAGCCGATCTTCACGGTGAACTTCGACAGCTTGTCCTGGGCCTGGGCCTTGGTGGTGGGGCTCATCCAGTCGAGCTGGTCGATGCCCTGCTTGAAGGCCACGCGCAGGTTGTCCACCAACTGCTCCAT encodes the following:
- a CDS encoding alpha-amylase family glycosyl hydrolase, translating into MPYTRSLLLLAALTWTACATHPSGDPGAGRPPQPGGKGEIEPASGTEWYRKAVFYEVFVRSFQDSNGDGKGDLPGLISRLDYLNDGNPETQEDLGVDALWLMPVFASPSYHGYDVVDYERIHPDYGTLEDFERLCEEAHRRGMRVIIDFVVNHSGVQHPWFVESASSPNSPKRDWYVWGPRDPGWKKPWDMFSTSPTWHEKNGAYYYGVFWGGMPDLNMRTPALREEVKRLASLWLERGVDGFRLDAARYLIETGGGAGQYDTAETHAFWKELAAHVRQVKPDAVLVGENWSTTPIIATYYGATPGAAPGGDELSLNFNFPLSEQILAGLNADNAASIAAKLVEMGGVYPAGISDAPILTNHDMVRVATQLGRNGGREANAVALLLTLPGSPFLYYGEEVGMTNGTTPNDEAKRTPMPWDGTPKGGFTTGTPWFGFSPGHGSGANVAAQTGVAESLLSRYRKLIHLRRASEVLSRGGLQVLSATSGRAPALAFVRTLGDEQVLVVHNVTDSSVSVGPFNLPGSTAEVLFADRGAGTLTRTPDGWQASLSGRATGIWRLQP